Proteins encoded within one genomic window of Panicum virgatum strain AP13 chromosome 1N, P.virgatum_v5, whole genome shotgun sequence:
- the LOC120653263 gene encoding uncharacterized protein LOC120653263: MENYENKLKSFMDENDKFIKRYDKMTDINDVEIVLYLNENWENLTQANKIDLLRKLRLITNIRTSNMHLLDSHGKLRKYDSPEQKLQRKIRDVPINEGVTENHRLSFDSHDEILRSPSKDVDVSHLANVPSKHKDDGLSEEQRTDLLSLTAKKWINDGAIEKIFRIFEKTIGNNDKILLLPQCVSTILLRDKHAAKKLALNTYSLVFILLNDAQMYPHGSDGGLHFSLLVLNNTQEGKHMFRHYDTLGTVNWTVAKAVAKSIKDVLPALAKAELYDANVPLQQDTYNCGVYVLAITEAICQWFVENQKSAHKSRYDSFVMDSIKNPLEVDKKRTKYYKMMVNHLGAQDPVVFACDENFICVVWEVWELHKKVDTMESLSSWALAYLICATVISHIALLRTEMSIQCFFSGYDGNFICVV, translated from the exons ATGGAGAATTATGAAAATAAACTTAAATCTTTTATGGACGAAAATGACAAATTCATCAAG AGGTATGACAAAATGACAGACATAAATGATGTTGAAATTGTGTTATACTTAAATGAGAATTGGGAGAATTTGACGCAAGCCAACAAAATAGATCTTCTGAGGAAGTTGAGACTGATAACCAACATACGAACATCAAATATGCATTTGTTGGATTCACATGGCAAACTTCGAAAGTATGACAGTCCAGAGCAAA AGTTACAGAGAAAGATAAGGGATGTCCCCATCAATGAGGGAGTCACAGAAAATCACAGACTTTCGTTTGACTCACATGATGAAATTCTAAGATCCCCAAGCAAAGATGTGGATGTGAGCCACCTG gCAAATGTACCATCTAAGCATAAAGATGATGGACTAAGTGAAGAACAGCGTACAGACCTATTGAGTCTTACTGCTAAAAAGTGGATAAATGATGGTGCAATTGAGAAAATATTTCGGATCTTTGAAAAAACCATCGGGAATAATGACAAGATCCTACTGTTACCTCAATGCGTGTCAACAATTCTACTGAGGGATAAGCATGCTGCCAAAAAGTTAGCACTGAACACATATTCATTAGTATTTATTCTTCTGAATGATGCACAGATGTATCCCCATGGTTCTGATGGTGGGCTACATTTTAGCTTATTAGTATTGAACAACACACAGGAAGGCAAACACATGTTCCGTCATTATGACACTTTGGGGACAGTTAACTGGACAGTGGCGAAAGCTGTTGCTAAAAGTATAAAAGATGTGCTCCCTGCTCTTGCCAAAGCAGAATTATATGATGCCAACGTGCCACTGCAGCAGGACACATATAACTGTGGTGTATATGTGCTGGCTATTACAGAAGCGATCTGCCAATGGTTTGTGGAAAATCAGAAATCTGCACATAAATCGAGATATGATTCTTTTGTGATGGATAGCATAAAAAATCCGCTTGAAGTTGACAAGAAGAGGACGAAATATTACAAGATGATGGTAAACCATCTTGGTGCCCAGGACCCAG TGGTTTTTGCATGTGATGAGAACTTCATATGTGTTGTGTGGGAAGTCTGGGAACTTCATAAGAAAGTGGATACGATGGAATCATTGAGCTCTTGGGCTCTGGCATATCTGATCTGTGCGACTGTAATCTCACATATTGCCCTCCTGAGAACAGAAATGTCCATTCAGTGTTTTTTTTCCGGATATGATGGTAACTTTATATGTGTTGTTTGA
- the LOC120653264 gene encoding vacuolar sorting protein 18-like codes for MGAALGSSTDLDQGRTPARGTLRVPPPSSRRPRPSSRPLIRAAAPRLTPHAAEPHRPPPPPRFAASLLPAAAPRPSSAAHKASSHHRPRCVLSSPADLDLGSGRSGDHSVHRVFLDPGGKHCVVTVVHPGGAETYYHHARWPRPKPLPCLRSLLVNAVAWNRQSITEASTKELILGTESGQIIEMAVDEADKREKYVKPLFELTEREGIKALQMETAVVGNSTRFYVMAVTRTRLYSFTGIGSIEIY; via the exons ATGGGCGCGGCCCTCGGAAGCAGCACCGACCTTGACCAGGGCAGGACCCCCGCCCGCGGGACCCTCAGAGTGCCGCCAC CCTCctcccggcggccgcgcccctcctcccggcCCCTCATCCgggccgccgcgcctcgcctcacGCCTCACGCCGCCGAGCCTCaccgcccgcccccgccgccgcggttcGCCGCCAGCCTCCTCCCGGCGGCCGCACCACGCCCCTCCTCCGCGGCTCACAAGGCATCGTCTCACCACCGCCCGCGCTGCGTACTCTCCTCGCCTGCAGATCTCGACCTCGGGAGCGGCCGTTCCGGCGACCACTCGGTGCACCGGGTGTTCCTGGACCCCGGTGGCAAGCACTGCGTCGTCACCGTGGTCCACCCGGGCGGCGCCGAGACGTACTACCACCACGCCAGGTGGCCGCGCCCCAAGCCGCTACCTTGCCTCCGCAGCCTCCTGGTCAATGCCGTCGCCTGGAATCGTCAATCCATAACCGAAG CATCGACCAAGGAACTGATCCTGGGAACAGAGAGCGGCCAGATCATTGAGATGGCCGTGGATGAGGCCGACAAGAGGGAGAAGTATGTGAAGCCACTCTTCGAGCTCACTGAAAGAGAGGGCATCAAGGCTCTGCAG ATGGAGACTGCTGTTGTTGGTAATTCCACAAGATTCTATGTGATGGCTGTCACTCGGACGCGGCTTTACTCATTCACTGGCATTGGTTCAATAGAA ATCTACTAG